CGCCCACGAGGCCTTTCCCGTGGTCCTGCAAGGGCTTTTGCAGGAAAAAGGCTATCCGGTGACCATCGTCAACGCCGGAATCTCGGGCGACACCACGGCCGGAGGCGTCTCCCGGGCGGCCCCGGCCCTGTCCGACGCCCCGGACGGCATGATCCTGGAGCTTGGGGCCAACGACGGCCTGCGCGGCTTCGAGCCCGCCTTCATCAAGGCCAATCTGGAGATCATCCTGGACGCGGCCGACGCCAAAAACGTGCCGGTGCTCCTGTGCGGCATGCGCGCGCTTCTGGGCATGGGACCGGACTACAGCGCGGAATTCGCGGCGGTCTACGCCGATCTGGCCCGGGACCGCAACCTGGCGTTTTATCCCTTTTTCCTGGAGGGCGTGGCCGCCGATCCGGCCAAGAACCTACCCGACGGCCTGCATCCCACGGCCGCCGGGGTCCGGGAGATCGCCCGGCGCATGCTGCCCGTGGCCGAGGCCTTCGTGCAGGGGATCATGACCCGCAAGGGCCTGCCCCTGCCCTCGCCGAAAACCCCGTAACAAAGGTCGCAACATGCCAAACGGCCCTGTCTCCCTGCTTGTGGACGCGGGCAACACCAACCTCAAAATCGGCGTGGCCGACGCGGACGGGCTGTTTGCGTCCTATGTCCTGCCCACGGACAAGACCGCCACCCCGGACAGCCTGGGCCTGTCCCTGTCTTCATTGGCGACCCATGCCGGGATCGCGCCCACGGCCGTGGCCTCGGCGACGGTCTCAAGCGTGGTGCCGCCCGTGGACCCCATCCTGGCCCAGGCCTGCGAGCGCTATTTCAACGCCTCCCCCCGCTTCGTGCCCCGGGATGTGCCTGTGCCCCTGGAAAACCGCTACGCCCGGCCCCACGAGGTGGGCGCCGACCGGCTGGTCACGGCCTTCGCCGGGCGCATGGCCGCCGAGACCCCGGTGGTGATCGTCGTGGATTTCGGCACAGCCACCACCTTCGACTGTGTCAAGGGCAACGCCTTTCTGGGCGGGCTCATCTGCCCTGGGCTTTTTTCCAGCCTGCGGGCCCTGTCCCTGGACACGGCCAAGCTGCCGCACATCGCCCTGGACGCGGGCCATGGCGGCCTGTCCATCGGGCAAAGCACGGCGGAATGCCTAAGCCAGGGATTTTTGCACGGATTCGCAGCCATGGTCGAGGGCGTGGGGAGGCTTTTGATCAAACACCTGGGGGAACCGGCCACCATCCTGGCCACGGGGGGGTTCGCCGCCAAACTGGCCCCCCTATGCCCCTCATTCTCAAAGGTCCGCCCGGACCTGCTCCTGGAAGGCCTCTTCCTGCTCTCCCGCCACGGCAGCGTCCCGGCCGCCGACGGCTGATCGCCCCCCTTGCGCCATTTTTCGCAGCGGCATGGCGTCCTGCCCTTGACTCATTCGTTCGAATGAATAAACTTGACCTATCGAACAACAAGGACGGCATCCCCATGACCAGATCCCCCCGCTGCAACGTCGAATCCGGCGCCAGGCCAAAACTCATCGACGCCGGAGTACGGCTGTTCGGCCTGCACGGCTTCGAGGCCACCAGCACCCGGTCCCTGGCGGCGGAGGCCGGGGTGAACCTGGCGGCCATCCCCTACCACTTCGGCGGCAAGGAGGGGCTGTATCAGGCCGTGGTGCAGCATA
Above is a genomic segment from Desulfolutivibrio sulfodismutans DSM 3696 containing:
- a CDS encoding arylesterase encodes the protein MKTALVLCMILASGAAMSAHTAPQIRLVALGDSLTAGFGLAAHEAFPVVLQGLLQEKGYPVTIVNAGISGDTTAGGVSRAAPALSDAPDGMILELGANDGLRGFEPAFIKANLEIILDAADAKNVPVLLCGMRALLGMGPDYSAEFAAVYADLARDRNLAFYPFFLEGVAADPAKNLPDGLHPTAAGVREIARRMLPVAEAFVQGIMTRKGLPLPSPKTP
- a CDS encoding type III pantothenate kinase encodes the protein MPNGPVSLLVDAGNTNLKIGVADADGLFASYVLPTDKTATPDSLGLSLSSLATHAGIAPTAVASATVSSVVPPVDPILAQACERYFNASPRFVPRDVPVPLENRYARPHEVGADRLVTAFAGRMAAETPVVIVVDFGTATTFDCVKGNAFLGGLICPGLFSSLRALSLDTAKLPHIALDAGHGGLSIGQSTAECLSQGFLHGFAAMVEGVGRLLIKHLGEPATILATGGFAAKLAPLCPSFSKVRPDLLLEGLFLLSRHGSVPAADG